Proteins encoded in a region of the Bacillus methanolicus genome:
- the pyrR gene encoding bifunctional pyr operon transcriptional regulator/uracil phosphoribosyltransferase PyrR, with protein MSQKAVVLDSQAIRRALTRIAHEIIEKNKGVDNCVLVGIRTRGIYIARRLRERITQIEGMDIPVGELDITLYRDDLTTKTADQEPLVKGSDIPVNITDKKVILVDDVLYTGRTVRAAMDALVDIGRPAAIQLAVLVDRGHRELPIRADFVGKNIPTSSSEMIVVELVESDKIDQVSIHEK; from the coding sequence ATGAGCCAAAAAGCAGTGGTCCTTGACAGCCAGGCGATCCGCAGGGCACTTACCCGAATTGCACATGAAATTATTGAAAAAAATAAGGGTGTTGACAATTGTGTCCTAGTCGGAATTCGCACAAGAGGCATTTACATCGCAAGAAGGTTGAGAGAGCGCATCACCCAAATTGAAGGGATGGACATTCCGGTTGGAGAGCTTGATATCACTTTATACCGGGATGATTTAACAACAAAAACAGCCGATCAAGAACCGCTTGTGAAAGGTTCCGATATACCGGTAAATATTACCGACAAAAAAGTGATTCTTGTTGACGATGTTTTGTATACAGGAAGAACAGTAAGAGCTGCGATGGATGCTCTTGTTGATATCGGCAGACCTGCAGCCATTCAGCTTGCAGTCTTGGTTGACAGAGGACATCGCGAGCTTCCAATCAGGGCTGATTTTGTAGGAAAAAACATTCCAACCTCAAGTTCGGAAATGATTGTTGTTGAACTCGTAGAATCAGATAAAATCGATCAAGTCAGTATTCATGAAAAATAG
- a CDS encoding YggS family pyridoxal phosphate-dependent enzyme gives MDVSSKLIKIKEDIEKACERVNRLPEEVKIIAVTKYVSVERAKEALEAGILHLGENRDDGLLAKWEVLKDHAVFHYIGTLQSRKVKNIIDKVEYIHSLDRLSLAKEINKRASRKMNCFVQVNVSGEESKHGISPEEVTDFVKKLKEYPNIIVCGLMTMAPFTKDEDFIRSCFRKLRELQKKVQDLNLDHAPCNELSMGMSNDYIIAVEEGATMIRIGSALVGEES, from the coding sequence ATGGACGTTTCATCAAAGCTGATCAAAATAAAAGAAGATATTGAAAAAGCATGTGAAAGAGTGAATCGACTGCCTGAAGAGGTAAAAATCATTGCTGTTACGAAATATGTCTCAGTTGAAAGAGCTAAGGAAGCGCTTGAAGCTGGAATTCTTCATCTAGGCGAAAACAGGGATGACGGCTTACTAGCTAAATGGGAAGTTTTAAAAGATCATGCGGTGTTTCACTATATTGGCACATTACAATCACGGAAAGTAAAAAACATCATTGATAAAGTAGAATATATTCATTCGCTGGACAGGCTTTCACTCGCAAAAGAAATTAATAAAAGGGCCAGCCGCAAAATGAATTGCTTTGTTCAAGTAAATGTATCCGGAGAAGAATCAAAACACGGGATTTCCCCAGAGGAAGTGACCGATTTTGTAAAAAAGCTGAAAGAATATCCGAACATCATTGTTTGCGGCCTAATGACTATGGCTCCATTTACGAAAGATGAAGATTTCATACGAAGCTGTTTTCGAAAATTAAGGGAGTTGCAGAAAAAGGTTCAAGATTTAAATCTTGATCATGCACCATGCAATGAGCTTTCAATGGGAATGTCAAACGACTACATAATTGCTGTCGAAGAAGGAGCAACGATGATTCGAATCGGTTCCGCTCTCGTAGGCGAGGAATCATAG
- a CDS encoding DivIVA domain-containing protein yields MPLTPLDIHNKEFSRSFRGYDEDEVNEFLDQIIKDFELLIRENKELEDKLNEQAEKLGHFTNIEETLNKSILVAQEAAEEVKRNAQKEAKLIIKEAEKNADRIVNEALSKARKIALEIEELKKQSKVFRTRFKMLVEAQLDMLNNDDWDHLLQYELDATELKSTSAEEDSLA; encoded by the coding sequence ATGCCGTTAACCCCACTGGATATACATAACAAGGAGTTTAGCAGAAGTTTTCGGGGATATGACGAAGATGAAGTGAATGAATTCCTCGATCAAATCATTAAAGATTTTGAATTGTTAATTCGCGAGAATAAAGAATTGGAAGACAAGCTGAATGAACAGGCGGAAAAGCTTGGTCATTTTACAAATATAGAAGAAACATTAAATAAGTCAATATTAGTAGCGCAGGAAGCAGCAGAAGAAGTGAAGAGAAATGCTCAAAAAGAAGCTAAACTAATCATTAAGGAAGCAGAAAAGAATGCCGACCGTATCGTGAATGAAGCGCTCTCCAAGGCAAGAAAAATTGCCCTTGAAATTGAAGAGTTGAAAAAACAATCGAAAGTATTCCGCACAAGGTTTAAAATGCTGGTTGAGGCTCAGCTCGATATGCTGAATAATGATGATTGGGATCATTTGCTTCAATATGAGCTTGATGCAACAGAATTAAAATCAACATCAGCAGAAGAAGACTCGCTGGCTTGA
- the ileS gene encoding isoleucine--tRNA ligase, which produces MDYKDTLLMPKTEFPMRGNLPKREPEIQAKWEEMNIYQKVQERTKGRPMFILHDGPPYANGDIHMGHALNKILKDIIVRYKSMSGYHAPYVPGWDTHGLPIEQALTNKGVNRKEMTVSEFRKLCEEYAYEQIDNQRTQFKRLGVRGDWENPYITLKPEYEAQQIKVFGEMAKKGYIYKGLKPVYWSPSSESALAEAEIEYKDKRSPSIYVGFKVKDGKGVLDTDTQIIIWTTTPWTIPANLGITVHPDLTYIVVDEKGKKFLIAEELLESVSKELDWENPSVVKKVKGTELEYVIASHPLYDRDSLVMLGEHVTTDAGTGCVHTAPGHGEDDFNVGQKYGLDVLAPVDEKGYMTHEAPGFEGLFYDEANKAITQKLEEAGALFKLSFITHSYPHDWRTKKPVIFRATSQWFASIKDFRSELLEAIKETKWVPAWGETRLHNMVRDRGDWCISRQRVWGVPIPVFYAENGEPIITDETINHVSELFRKHGSNIWFEREAKDLLPEGFTHPGSPNGRFTKETDIMDVWFDSGSSHQAVLEEREDLQRPADLYLEGSDQYRGWFNSSLSTAVAVTGKAPYKGVLSHGFALDGEGRKMSKSLGNVVVPAKVMDQLGADILRLWVASVDYQSDVRVSDAILKQVAEVYRKIRNTFRFLLGNLADFNPEKDAVSYEELREVDQFMLVKLNNLIKFVHESYENYEFSGIYHAVNNFCTIDLSAFYLDFAKDVLYIEARDNKERRSIQTVLYESLLALTKLVAPILSHTADEVWAHIPFVKEQSVQLTDLPEYNELPNAKALEEKWTKFMKLRDDVLKALEEARNAKIIGKSLTAKVTLYVNDHTKALLDSIKENVKQLFIVSGFEVAGSYDEAPDHALKLDTAAIIVSKAEGETCERCWVVTPEVGQDQEHPTLCPRCATIVKEHYSHLTN; this is translated from the coding sequence ATGGATTATAAAGATACGCTGTTAATGCCGAAGACGGAATTTCCAATGCGCGGAAATCTTCCGAAAAGAGAACCTGAGATTCAGGCAAAATGGGAAGAAATGAATATTTATCAAAAAGTGCAGGAAAGAACGAAAGGACGCCCGATGTTTATCCTGCACGACGGGCCGCCGTATGCGAATGGCGATATCCATATGGGCCACGCTTTAAACAAAATTTTAAAAGACATCATCGTTCGCTATAAATCAATGAGCGGTTACCATGCTCCGTATGTGCCTGGATGGGATACACACGGTTTACCGATTGAGCAGGCATTAACGAACAAAGGTGTAAACCGCAAAGAAATGACAGTTTCGGAATTCAGAAAGCTGTGTGAAGAGTATGCCTATGAGCAAATCGACAATCAACGCACACAATTTAAGCGCCTTGGTGTACGAGGAGACTGGGAAAATCCTTATATTACACTAAAGCCGGAATACGAAGCACAGCAAATTAAAGTTTTCGGTGAAATGGCCAAAAAAGGGTATATCTATAAAGGGCTTAAGCCGGTTTATTGGTCTCCTTCGAGCGAATCTGCACTTGCTGAAGCAGAGATTGAATATAAGGACAAAAGATCTCCATCGATCTATGTCGGATTCAAAGTGAAGGATGGTAAAGGAGTATTAGATACAGATACGCAAATCATTATTTGGACGACTACTCCATGGACAATTCCTGCAAACCTTGGAATCACAGTGCATCCTGATCTTACTTATATTGTTGTCGATGAAAAGGGCAAGAAATTCTTAATCGCGGAAGAATTGCTTGAATCTGTATCAAAAGAACTTGACTGGGAAAATCCTTCGGTCGTGAAAAAAGTAAAGGGAACCGAACTTGAATACGTTATCGCTTCTCATCCATTATATGATCGCGATTCACTCGTAATGCTTGGGGAGCATGTCACAACAGATGCAGGTACCGGCTGTGTTCATACTGCTCCGGGACACGGGGAGGACGACTTTAATGTCGGTCAAAAATACGGTCTTGATGTGTTGGCTCCGGTAGATGAGAAAGGCTACATGACTCATGAAGCACCCGGATTTGAAGGATTATTTTATGATGAAGCGAACAAAGCGATCACTCAAAAACTTGAAGAAGCAGGCGCTTTATTCAAATTATCGTTTATTACTCACTCTTATCCGCATGACTGGAGAACAAAAAAACCGGTTATTTTCCGTGCAACTTCTCAATGGTTTGCATCCATTAAAGATTTCCGCAGCGAGTTGTTAGAGGCCATTAAAGAAACAAAATGGGTGCCTGCATGGGGAGAAACACGTCTTCATAACATGGTTCGCGACCGCGGAGACTGGTGTATTTCCCGCCAGCGCGTTTGGGGTGTGCCGATTCCGGTCTTTTATGCTGAAAATGGAGAACCGATCATTACAGATGAGACGATTAATCATGTTTCCGAATTATTCCGTAAACACGGATCAAACATTTGGTTTGAAAGAGAAGCGAAAGATTTGCTTCCAGAAGGCTTTACACATCCCGGAAGTCCAAACGGACGCTTTACGAAAGAAACCGATATTATGGATGTTTGGTTTGATTCAGGCTCTTCGCATCAGGCAGTTCTTGAAGAGCGTGAAGATTTACAGCGTCCTGCTGACTTGTATTTAGAAGGATCAGACCAATATCGCGGCTGGTTTAACTCATCATTGTCAACAGCTGTTGCTGTTACCGGAAAAGCTCCATATAAGGGAGTATTGAGCCACGGATTTGCTTTAGACGGAGAAGGCAGAAAAATGAGCAAATCCCTTGGAAATGTAGTAGTTCCTGCGAAAGTGATGGATCAGCTCGGTGCAGACATTTTGCGCTTATGGGTTGCTTCTGTTGACTATCAATCAGATGTGCGCGTATCTGATGCCATCCTGAAACAAGTTGCTGAAGTTTACCGGAAAATCAGAAATACATTCCGCTTCCTGCTCGGAAACCTTGCTGATTTTAATCCGGAAAAAGATGCGGTTTCATATGAGGAATTGCGTGAAGTTGATCAATTTATGCTTGTTAAATTAAATAATTTGATCAAATTTGTTCATGAATCATATGAAAACTATGAGTTTTCCGGCATATACCATGCGGTAAACAATTTCTGTACAATTGATTTAAGTGCATTCTATCTCGATTTTGCAAAAGATGTATTATACATTGAAGCTCGCGACAATAAAGAGCGCAGATCCATCCAAACGGTTCTGTACGAAAGCTTATTGGCTTTAACAAAACTTGTAGCGCCTATTCTTTCTCATACGGCTGATGAAGTTTGGGCGCATATTCCATTCGTTAAGGAACAAAGTGTTCAGTTGACAGATCTTCCTGAATATAATGAACTGCCAAATGCAAAAGCGCTTGAAGAGAAATGGACTAAGTTTATGAAGCTTCGTGATGATGTCTTAAAAGCACTGGAAGAAGCGCGCAATGCGAAAATAATCGGTAAATCATTAACAGCAAAGGTTACATTATATGTAAACGATCATACGAAAGCTCTTCTAGACTCTATAAAGGAAAATGTTAAGCAATTGTTCATCGTTTCAGGGTTTGAGGTAGCCGGTTCATATGACGAAGCGCCGGATCATGCATTGAAATTGGATACAGCGGCCATCATTGTTTCCAAAGCGGAAGGAGAAACATGTGAACGCTGTTGGGTTGTTACACCGGAAGTCGGCCAAGATCAAGAACATCCGACTCTTTGCCCGCGATGTGCAACTATTGTGAAAGAACATTACAGCCATTTAACAAACTGA
- a CDS encoding RluA family pseudouridine synthase yields MEKMEHTILEEEAGERIDKLISTLNEEWSRSQVQQWIKDGQVLVNGQIVKTNYKCSLNDQIEINIPEPEELNVLPEDMDLDIYYEDQDVIVVNKPKGIVVHPAPGHSTGTLVNGLLAHCKDLSGINGVLRPGIVHRIDKDTSGLLMVAKNDFAHERLVNQLVEKTVTRKYKAIVHGIIPHDYGTIDAPLGRDPKDRQSMAVVDNGKHAVTHFHVLERFRDFTFIECQLETGRTHQIRVHMKYIGYPLAGDPKYGPKKTLDIDGQALHAGVLGFHHPRTNEYLEFEAPLPPEFEAILERLRNNR; encoded by the coding sequence ATGGAGAAAATGGAACACACCATTCTTGAAGAAGAGGCAGGCGAACGTATTGACAAGCTCATTTCAACTTTAAATGAAGAGTGGTCGAGATCCCAAGTTCAGCAATGGATTAAAGATGGACAAGTTCTTGTGAACGGACAAATAGTGAAAACAAATTATAAATGCAGCCTGAATGATCAGATTGAAATTAATATACCTGAACCGGAGGAGCTTAACGTTCTTCCGGAAGACATGGATCTCGACATTTATTATGAGGATCAAGATGTCATCGTAGTGAACAAACCGAAAGGAATAGTCGTTCATCCTGCACCCGGACATAGTACAGGTACACTCGTAAATGGACTTTTGGCTCATTGCAAAGATTTATCCGGAATTAACGGCGTGTTAAGGCCGGGAATTGTTCACCGGATTGATAAAGATACGTCAGGCTTATTAATGGTAGCGAAAAATGATTTTGCGCATGAAAGGCTCGTCAATCAATTGGTCGAAAAGACTGTAACGAGAAAATATAAGGCAATCGTTCATGGCATAATTCCCCATGATTATGGAACGATTGATGCCCCTTTAGGGCGCGACCCAAAAGATCGCCAGAGCATGGCAGTCGTTGACAATGGCAAACATGCAGTCACCCACTTTCATGTACTGGAACGATTTAGAGATTTTACATTTATAGAATGTCAGCTTGAAACAGGAAGAACGCATCAAATCCGTGTGCATATGAAATATATCGGATATCCGCTTGCCGGCGATCCGAAATACGGCCCGAAAAAAACGCTGGACATTGATGGCCAGGCCTTGCATGCGGGCGTATTAGGCTTTCACCACCCGAGAACAAATGAATATCTGGAGTTTGAGGCCCCTCTTCCTCCGGAGTTTGAAGCGATTTTAGAAAGGCTTAGAAATAATCGTTGA
- the pgeF gene encoding peptidoglycan editing factor PgeF, with translation MEPFVLKTKEFFIIKDWAERNHGLTAGFTTRNQSTSEAPFNLGFHVAENPKDVCLNKEKLSELLDFPLSSWVGAEQTHEVFIRKVTKEDKGKGSVKYDDSLKRTDGFYTFEKDILLTLCFADCVPIYFFEPKSKCLGIAHAGWKGSVNGIAEEMVENLANEGIKPDELMVVIGPSICKKCYIVDDRVIKLVQNRLEGVEKKPYNLIKENQYSLNLQELNKQILMQKGVLEEHIAITQLCTSCHRDQFFSHRRDKGKTGRMMGFIGWKEVF, from the coding sequence ATGGAACCGTTTGTTCTGAAAACTAAAGAATTTTTTATTATTAAAGATTGGGCAGAGCGCAATCATGGTTTGACAGCCGGGTTTACAACAAGGAATCAAAGCACTTCTGAGGCGCCTTTTAATCTAGGTTTTCATGTTGCTGAAAATCCGAAAGACGTATGTTTAAATAAGGAAAAATTGTCTGAACTCCTTGATTTTCCTTTATCCAGCTGGGTCGGTGCGGAACAAACCCATGAGGTTTTTATAAGAAAAGTTACGAAAGAGGATAAAGGAAAAGGTTCAGTGAAATATGACGACTCTTTGAAGCGAACGGACGGTTTTTATACTTTTGAAAAAGATATTTTATTAACTTTATGTTTTGCTGATTGTGTACCGATTTATTTTTTCGAACCAAAAAGCAAATGTTTAGGTATCGCACATGCGGGCTGGAAAGGTTCTGTAAACGGAATTGCCGAAGAAATGGTCGAAAATTTGGCAAACGAAGGAATAAAACCCGATGAATTAATGGTCGTCATCGGCCCTTCCATTTGCAAAAAATGTTATATTGTAGATGACCGTGTCATTAAATTAGTGCAAAATAGACTAGAAGGTGTCGAAAAAAAGCCATATAATTTAATAAAAGAAAATCAATACTCTTTAAATTTACAAGAACTAAATAAACAAATTCTTATGCAAAAGGGAGTTTTGGAAGAACATATCGCGATTACTCAACTTTGTACAAGCTGTCATAGAGACCAATTTTTTTCCCATCGCCGCGATAAAGGGAAAACCGGCAGAATGATGGGATTTATAGGCTGGAAGGAGGTTTTCTAA
- the sigG gene encoding RNA polymerase sporulation sigma factor SigG: protein MTRNKVEICGVDTSKLPVLKNEVMRELFKQMQNGDLTAREKLVNGNLRLVLSVIQRFNNRGEFVDDLFQVGCIGLMKSIDNFDLSQNVKFSTYAVPMIIGEIRRYLRDNNPIRVSRSLRDIAYKALQVRERLMSETSREPTAEEIAKVLEVPHEEIVFALDAIQDPVSLFEPIYNDGGDPIYVMDQLSDERNKDSHWVEEIALKEGMQRLNDREKLILRKRFFQGKTQMEVAEEIGISQAQVSRLEKAAIKQMNKNIQS from the coding sequence TTGACTCGAAATAAAGTTGAAATTTGCGGTGTAGATACTTCAAAGCTACCTGTATTGAAAAACGAAGTGATGAGAGAACTGTTCAAACAAATGCAAAACGGCGATTTAACCGCACGTGAAAAATTAGTAAACGGCAACTTGCGCCTCGTTTTGAGTGTCATTCAGCGATTTAATAACAGAGGAGAATTTGTTGATGACCTGTTCCAGGTTGGCTGTATCGGTCTTATGAAATCCATTGATAATTTTGATTTAAGTCAAAATGTTAAGTTCTCCACATATGCTGTTCCAATGATTATCGGGGAAATTCGGCGCTATTTAAGAGATAATAATCCTATTCGGGTTTCTCGGTCTTTGAGGGACATTGCTTATAAAGCCCTGCAAGTGAGAGAAAGGCTGATGAGTGAAACATCCCGGGAACCTACAGCAGAGGAAATCGCAAAAGTTCTTGAAGTTCCCCACGAAGAAATTGTATTTGCATTAGATGCAATTCAAGATCCGGTATCGTTATTTGAACCTATATATAATGATGGCGGAGATCCGATCTATGTAATGGACCAATTAAGTGATGAGCGAAATAAAGATTCACATTGGGTAGAAGAAATTGCGTTAAAGGAAGGAATGCAGCGTTTAAATGACCGTGAAAAACTAATATTGCGAAAAAGGTTTTTTCAAGGGAAGACCCAAATGGAGGTTGCCGAAGAAATCGGAATCTCTCAAGCACAGGTTTCCCGCCTGGAAAAAGCGGCAATTAAACAAATGAATAAAAACATACAAAGCTAA
- a CDS encoding YlmC/YmxH family sporulation protein, whose amino-acid sequence MVKISEFQVKDVVNISDGKKLGNIGDIEINVTTGKIETVIIGGAGKVLGFFGRDEEIIIPWKNILKIGEDVILVRYKDQGEIRQVEEDA is encoded by the coding sequence ATGGTAAAAATTTCTGAGTTTCAAGTGAAAGATGTTGTGAACATTTCTGATGGAAAAAAGCTTGGGAACATCGGAGACATTGAAATTAATGTGACTACAGGCAAGATTGAAACAGTCATTATCGGAGGAGCGGGTAAGGTCCTCGGGTTTTTTGGACGTGATGAAGAAATCATTATTCCATGGAAAAATATTTTGAAGATCGGCGAAGATGTAATTCTTGTCCGCTATAAAGATCAAGGGGAAATTAGACAAGTAGAAGAAGATGCATAA
- a CDS encoding cell division protein SepF, with protein MGIKSKIKNFFFLEDEYDDQEEEMEQDEYEPLKPQKQTPQKQNVVSLQSVQKSSKVVLVEPRVYAEAQDIADHLKNRRAVVVNLQRIEHDQAKRIVDFLSGTVYAIGGDIQKIGTGIFLCTPDNVEVTGNISEFMQENDFHNKRW; from the coding sequence ATGGGCATTAAATCAAAAATCAAAAATTTTTTTTTCTTAGAAGATGAATATGACGATCAGGAAGAAGAAATGGAGCAAGATGAGTATGAACCGTTAAAACCTCAAAAGCAGACGCCCCAGAAACAAAATGTTGTCAGTTTGCAAAGCGTTCAGAAATCTTCCAAAGTTGTGTTAGTCGAACCGCGGGTTTATGCAGAGGCACAGGATATTGCCGACCATTTAAAAAATCGCAGAGCAGTCGTTGTTAATTTACAAAGAATTGAACACGACCAGGCAAAAAGAATTGTCGATTTTTTAAGCGGAACTGTATACGCAATTGGCGGCGATATCCAAAAAATTGGAACGGGCATTTTTCTTTGTACGCCTGACAATGTCGAGGTAACTGGAAATATTTCGGAATTCATGCAAGAGAATGACTTTCATAATAAGAGGTGGTAA
- the lspA gene encoding signal peptidase II gives MFYYIIALFVILLDQLTKWLIVKKMELGESIEIIENFLYITSHRNRGAAWGILQGKMWFFYVITVIVIIGIVYYIQKAAKGKLLFGVSLGLMLGGAIGNFIDRVFRKEVVDFIHTYIFTYNFPIFNIADSALVIGVILLMLQMLREERETKEKSYGENGTHHS, from the coding sequence GTGTTTTATTACATAATCGCATTGTTCGTGATTCTTCTTGACCAATTAACGAAATGGCTGATTGTAAAAAAGATGGAACTTGGAGAAAGCATTGAAATCATTGAAAATTTCTTATATATTACTTCACATCGCAACCGCGGAGCAGCATGGGGGATCCTTCAAGGAAAAATGTGGTTTTTCTATGTGATTACAGTGATTGTCATCATCGGAATCGTTTACTATATACAAAAAGCTGCAAAAGGAAAGCTTTTATTCGGTGTCTCCCTCGGATTAATGCTTGGGGGTGCGATCGGAAATTTTATTGACAGGGTATTTCGAAAAGAAGTTGTGGACTTTATACACACTTATATTTTTACTTATAATTTCCCGATTTTTAATATAGCCGATTCTGCATTAGTAATCGGGGTTATTTTGCTCATGCTGCAAATGCTTCGAGAAGAGAGAGAAACAAAGGAGAAATCGTATGGAGAAAATGGAACACACCATTCTTGA
- a CDS encoding YggT family protein gives MEIVLDLLLRLIEIYSWALIIYILMSWFPNARESAIGQFLARICEPYLEPFRRFIPPIGMIDVSPIVAFLVLKFARYGVVQVFTWLA, from the coding sequence ATGGAAATTGTGCTGGATTTACTATTAAGATTAATTGAAATTTACTCCTGGGCATTAATCATTTATATATTAATGTCCTGGTTCCCGAATGCAAGAGAATCGGCGATTGGCCAATTTTTGGCAAGAATATGTGAACCGTATTTAGAACCTTTTAGAAGGTTTATACCTCCGATTGGCATGATCGATGTTTCGCCAATCGTTGCCTTTTTAGTGTTGAAATTTGCAAGATACGGCGTTGTCCAAGTATTTACATGGCTTGCATAA
- a CDS encoding RNA-binding protein → MSIYQHFRPEERDFIERAIHWREYVETAFAPRLTDFLDPREQQILKAVVGQSSEIHCHLFGGTDGAERKRAVICPDYYQADREDFEISLFEINYPKKFITIEHRQVLGSLMSLGLKRGKFGDILIEGDNVQFFAAKEIADYVSLHLDSIGKASVTISEIPLEKAIQIKESWIEETSTVSSLRLDAVISALYNVSRQKSQDLIKQGLVKVNWALVENKSFECGEGDVISIRGYGRSKILSVEGKTKKDKWRMVAGRQK, encoded by the coding sequence ATGTCTATTTATCAGCATTTTCGTCCTGAAGAAAGAGATTTTATTGAAAGGGCAATTCATTGGAGAGAATATGTTGAAACTGCTTTTGCCCCAAGGCTCACCGATTTTTTGGATCCCCGGGAACAGCAAATTTTAAAAGCCGTTGTTGGACAAAGTAGTGAAATACACTGCCATTTGTTTGGCGGAACGGATGGAGCTGAAAGAAAAAGGGCTGTCATTTGCCCTGATTACTATCAGGCTGATCGTGAAGATTTTGAAATTAGCTTGTTTGAAATAAACTACCCAAAAAAATTTATAACGATCGAACATCGCCAAGTCCTCGGAAGCCTTATGTCTCTTGGCTTAAAACGGGGAAAATTTGGCGATATCCTGATCGAAGGCGATAACGTTCAATTTTTTGCTGCGAAAGAAATCGCAGATTATGTGAGTTTACATTTAGATTCAATCGGCAAAGCTTCCGTCACTATATCAGAGATTCCTTTGGAAAAAGCGATCCAAATAAAGGAATCGTGGATAGAAGAAACATCAACAGTGTCATCATTGCGTCTTGATGCGGTTATTTCTGCATTATATAATGTTTCTCGACAAAAATCCCAAGATTTGATCAAGCAAGGGCTCGTAAAAGTAAACTGGGCTCTCGTTGAAAATAAATCGTTTGAGTGCGGGGAAGGTGACGTGATCTCCATTCGCGGATATGGAAGATCAAAAATTCTCTCCGTTGAAGGGAAAACAAAAAAGGATAAATGGCGAATGGTTGCAGGCAGACAAAAATAA
- a CDS encoding aspartate carbamoyltransferase catalytic subunit translates to MRQLLTTTELTIEDIHEILSDAEEFAEGKIWRPNKQTFVSNLFFEPSTRTKCSFEIAERKLGLEVIPFEVSTSSVLKGETLYDTVRTLESIGVSAVVIRHNKDRYFDELVNRVQIPLINAGDGCGHHPTQSLLDLLTIKQEFGGFNGIKVAIIGDIRHSRVARSNADALLRLGAEVVFSGPEEWFDKSLLEYGHYEEIDFAIRTADVVMLLRIQHERHEAKGFKSASEYHEAFGLTEAREKTMKYGSIIMHPAPVNRNVEIADSLVECERSRIFKQMQNGVYVRMAVLKRALEKQEGGKVNVINHQKWPVAY, encoded by the coding sequence ATGAGACAATTGCTTACCACAACAGAATTGACAATTGAAGACATTCACGAAATTTTATCGGATGCAGAGGAGTTTGCGGAAGGAAAGATATGGAGGCCGAATAAACAAACCTTTGTTTCAAATCTGTTTTTTGAGCCGAGTACGAGGACAAAATGCAGTTTTGAAATAGCAGAAAGAAAACTCGGGCTTGAAGTTATACCTTTTGAAGTGAGCACATCCAGTGTGTTAAAAGGAGAAACCCTCTATGACACTGTAAGGACTCTTGAATCAATAGGCGTCAGTGCGGTTGTCATCAGGCATAACAAAGACAGATACTTTGATGAGCTTGTAAATCGGGTGCAGATCCCGCTCATCAATGCAGGAGACGGGTGCGGTCATCATCCAACACAGTCGCTTCTTGATCTATTAACAATAAAACAAGAATTCGGCGGTTTTAATGGAATTAAAGTCGCCATTATCGGGGATATACGCCACAGCCGTGTTGCAAGGTCAAATGCCGATGCATTGCTACGTCTAGGTGCAGAGGTTGTGTTTTCCGGACCGGAAGAATGGTTTGATAAAAGTCTTTTAGAATATGGTCATTATGAAGAGATCGATTTCGCCATCCGGACAGCAGACGTTGTTATGCTTTTAAGGATTCAACACGAGCGCCATGAAGCGAAAGGATTCAAATCAGCCAGTGAGTATCACGAAGCGTTCGGTTTAACAGAGGCAAGAGAAAAAACAATGAAATACGGAAGCATAATTATGCATCCGGCACCAGTGAACCGGAATGTTGAAATTGCCGACAGTTTAGTTGAATGTGAACGATCAAGAATTTTTAAACAAATGCAAAACGGAGTTTACGTTAGAATGGCAGTATTAAAACGTGCATTGGAGAAACAAGAGGGAGGTAAGGTAAATGTCATTAATCATCAAAAATGGCCGGTTGCTTACTAA